ACAAGTGAAAATCAAAACTTACAACATTCTCGACAACCCTAGCCGGGCGCTGTTGCGTAGGGAGCTTCTTCTTATGGAACTTCTTGTCGTGTCGTCTCGCCAGgttggcggcggcggtgggaGTGCTGGGAGCTCCTTCTCCGTTGTTGAGCTGGCTTGTGGGGGCGCTGTCAGCGCGGGATATCAGCTTCTGCAGGTCTTGCGTCTTGCGCTCGCGCTCGCGTTTGCGCGCCTCAATCTTTTTCAGCTCGGTGAGGAGCATTTGCTCTTCTTCTATCTGCGTTTGGAAAGTTGGTTTGAATTTGGAGTTATGCGTGGGAATGGGTGGGTGGTGATTGTGGTTAATAATTTGGATAAACACTAACTAAAAAGAAACATTATGTTTTGACTGTACTTTGCCACAGTTCGGGTTGGGGCAGATATaagtttaaatacataattattgctCTAGTGCCTAGGTTCAAAGGGTGgcaatagttttatttatttattattccgGCAcaggaataaataaatatgtggggatatctcatacacggccatccgaccccaagctaggcagaacctgtgttatgggtgtcggatagctgatatatctacacaaatacatagatagatacatactaaatataaatatcaacacccaagacccgagtacaaatatctgtctttaaacaaatatctgccccagccgggaatcgaacccgggaccttcggcatagcagtcaaggtcactaaccactacgccattcggtcggaATGCCAACGTGTCTGAACACAACATCTGCGAAAAGTAAATGCAGTAATTCATGTTAGCCATAAAAAGACAATATTTAACATTAtccacatcatcatcacctgCTCCTGCGTCCTCTCGAAGAGTCTCTGCAGCTGCTCCTTCCGTTTCCGCTCGTGCTCAGCGTCATACTGGTAGATACGCTTCTCCCCGCCAGGTGTCGTGATCGTGTTCGACCACGGGTTCGTTTTTAACTGGAACATAGATggtaataaaatgtttttaaccACCAACAAGgaagggtgttataagtttaacgtgtctcgTCATTGCACGTGTCGTGCCatattatgtgtgtgtgtatctatctatggTAGCGTCATATCGGGGGTTTTATAACATTGGTAAGGTTAGGTTATAAATTGGTAATAGTAGTGATGTAAGGTGTTCTTCAGAGAAGTCAATTTCATACGGAAGGAATGCAAGATGAGGCTCAGTTAAGACCAGCAGAAAGTTGTTGGGCTACATAAGAGTGAGTAAGCAATTCTAGCAATGGTATGTTAGCTGAGATAAATGGGGCCATGTGAGTCCAAATATAAACCAGctgtacataaattcattagatcttatttaaaaatggtGAAGActaatttcaaaattacttttCCAACTTACCTTACTCAAAATTGCACTAATGTTATAGTATCGCTCCTTTAAGTCCTCAACACTGCGGTCTCGGAAGGCAGCCCGGTCCCAGCGGTCGTGGATCACTATGAAGCGAAGGTCGAACCGCTGGCACAAGTCCATCAGATGGTCCGTCTCAGCTTGGCTCCAGTCCTCACACTTGAGGTACTGATTGTACTCCGACTCCGAGTATGTTGGTATGGATACTTgctgaaagtgacagttaaaaTTATAGATCTTGGCCACTGGCTCAGTTTTGAGagacttttaaaataaaataatagaaaaattaTACTATGAACAAACTAAAAACTGTAAGACAACTTTTTTGTATAACTTGTTTACTAAAAACTGAACAGACTTACTGTTTTAGTTTgttcataatataatttcatgTTTCTTTGGAAAAATGGCAGCCCTTAAATGGTCAAGTACttattgtaggtacataaattgTGGTAAATTCTGTATGAAATCAACAAGAAACTAGGGATACATAGTATGTTTAATTTTTCTCACTTTATTGAACTGTGCAAATGGGTATTCTTTAGCTTCATCGGCTGCTCTCTTCCAATGATAAAATACTGCATGGTCCTTTCTTGCGGGATTAGTGAATGGAGCCCAGACCCATTTCCGAACTTTTCGCATACCAAGCTTAGCCTTCTTTTCTTTGTATGCTTTCCCTGTAATGTTTTAGTTAATTTATCAGGAATTGAAATACttgtttaattacttataaatatgcaGATATAAGcacatttaacaaaaataaaatacttatatactaAAATAATACTATATTCTTAGTAAAAATATTCTGGTCCTGAGTAGTTAGAATATCTTGGGCGGCAACTAAGTTATAATAGAACCCCGCCAGGTTCAACCAAACTGCAATGTAGTTTTCTTATTAGATACACTAAGTGGCAATAGAATGATTGTGTTTGATGATGAAATAATCCAATATCTGTTTTGCGAAGACAACTATAGCATTAAAAAACAGGTAAAAGACCATTATCTTTCCTCTTTGtgtacattatgtatgtatttattattaaaaattaatgtttaCTACAACATTTGTACACCtttttcatttattctttaagtcttttcaccacccaaaggttgagatcgcttttagcgataaagCCACCTATTGCATTATATCTACTGTATAAATTGGTATTTGTGTTCTgtttagtcaataaagtagtattctattctaaataagaTCTACTTAAgtgaattctattctattctttgtgggggtgtaagtcctggctctctcgagtggttCTTTTGTGCATATatcccctaggtctaaactgccttcctaagcttggaccatttcccaccatgctggtccactgtgggttcacatattatctagatatgcagattacctcacaatgttttccttcaccataaaagagtgatggtatataaaatgtattttttcttacttgtcATAGATTTTGAACAATCTtggagtgtctttttatttgaattaatttagaaactaagttataaaataaaacataatgacaaatgaaatacttacaagcaaaaatgattgatttcgtaattaaaccatttattttggctgtagtttatttgtttaatagtattttaattaaaaagacacacaaagattgtttacctttttcgccaaataagaatgaatacagtatacattgtacttaaattcaaagcacttgttggtacatgtcagcgccgggattcaaaCCCGCATCGAGAAGCGGGTACTTACTCCACTGAGCTATCACCGATCTAAGACCCAATGTGTCTGTGGCTATTACTATTATACTTATGTTCTGGACGTATATTTAATGATTTACCTGTGTCGGTTGGCAAAAGAGGAGGCAATTCCTTGTTGTCATTGTAAAGTAATGCGAAGACTTCTCGGTGCATTCCCTCTGGCCGCTTCACTGCTTTAGCAGTGGCATATTTCTTCTTCACTTTATCACCGTGAATTATACTGTCCCTAGTTATTTCTTGTGTTGGCTGTTCGATGTCCAAAATATCACGTATATCAGCCATTTTACTGCTGTATTTTTCGCTTTATTTAGatggtaattttattataaaataaaaatacacaacGGAGGCGAGCAACAAACAAAACCTTTTGGGCACACAGATTAACTAGAGCAGAGAGCACCATAATGTCATTTTGACAGTTGAAATATAATCGTCACAGATTAAATTAACGtgctaaactcagaataataacggcacCGCGGTAGAATAGAACATCTTTGGTATAGAATCGTGTGATTTTTCGTGTATGTCTAACTACGGGAGTATGAGTACGACAATCAATGAGCGAAATCGGATCAAGCTCTATTTATATTCGTGCAGCCTAGGTACCGTAAACGCACGTATTGTAAACGCCGTTTAGacctaaataatatacttacagtaGCTGAGTTTCCACGACAGCAGACAGCAGCCAATCTTTGACATCCTACACTAGAGACACCTGCGCATCGAACGCGCGTCACCTCTCGGTGTTAGGTCGTCTACGCGCCAAAGTCgccgtgtgagggagaccgcatcagtacatttctatagtgagcatcgtgatgCGGCCTACGGcgcggcgtgacgctggacgcgacctacggcgtaaacaggagacccgggcctaagcaGAGCTTAGGAAGTGAAGGTAAGTAAAAGTTACGTAaggtataggtaaataggtaatttattCACATAAACTTAATAACCAGCAATACTTTGTAGGATTCTTCTCATAGCAACAGGACTGTCAACTGgaacctgaaacaaaaaaatatataccaaCATCAAAACATAGAATAGCCGCCTCCTTCCGGTTTCCTGTATAAAAGttaattgattttttttatatatccACCCGGCAATGTCCGTCTGCTATTTCCTTGCACTAAACAGTAACAGAACAGGCATAAGATTATAAGTAAATGGGAGAAACTCTCCCGAAGGCACGTACCGATTGTCCAGCAGCATTGACCCAGTAGAACTTCAGCCGATCAGTCTCTCTGACGGACCCCTCCAGAATATCGTTCACGTACACTTGATTTCTTCGGCTGTTGAGAAACTCTTCCTGCCCGTCCCATTTCAGAGAATTCACCCATTCTAGTTGGCCTGGCGAGTAGAGAAGTAATTTGAGAGGTTATTGTGTGAGCAGCAGTAGATAGCGATGGTAGTTATCTCTCAGGTAGTAGGTACCGTCAAGCGCAAGTTTCAACGTTGATAGGATGTGAGGAGGTTTAGCATTAAGCTTCGTTGTTAGTCTAGAGTAGTCTAGACTTGCTACTTAACTATTCGTAAGTACtgatattaaattatgaatacaATGATTTTTACCTGGAGTGGACGATATGGCATCTAAATTTCCATTGTATATTGTCACAGTGAGTTTCGTGTTTTGTAGAATTTCTTCAACTGAAATTTAAAAAGGTTACACTTTTAGGGTCGCTTATTcgtacattaaaataaaatttaatcatAAAGGTAACGTTACATCACTGCATTGGGAGGTGTATGGGAAGCCGTACCTAAAGGCACGGCAGAGTTCAAATATGAGTTCTTGAAGTTGTCAACGACCTCTTGCCGGCCCTCGTCGTAATTGCCGGAGACTCCAAGCGCCGCCGCCACCTCCTCGTTCATGAAAGCCACTAGCTCCTCATCAGGTTGCGCTAACACTCTCAATTGTTTCTGGTTACCAGATAAGCCTAAAATAAAGAgtcaagaaaaaatattaaatcggAATCAGCCTATATAAGTAACATAAGTTTATattaaggtcaaccggggccattgcgccacaatactttgactttcatattcatttgatcATAACAAACAGACTATACGCCCTAATAAGCTATAACTTGTGATAcatattaggaaattttatctagtttcatattttgctgcaattttgtagaattttaaatatcttgtacgtgtaaacgacgtttctacaaaaaatggcatttttaggcgcaataacccctagtggggctaatgcctctttcactagttttgtgtgcttggaagaggtttttacaagtttaagtagatataatttatagaattactattgggcagttcttctttttaacctacataactgtGTCTCCACCAGTTGTGAGGAAAATatcatgagttttacaaatatttatttatttatttatatttcaacgtgcattgtactaaaaacacaacggctgtgaacgtttacaaaaatataaatttatatttttgtatttaaaattacgttacagagtggtaaatccgcgtgacagaggtgtattacatacgaatcttggctgtctcctgccacttcatcctgcgtatatttcataatgttagaaaaaaaatatatgacgagataaaatataaaattttatttaaactccagaagatattacttatttagtaaaacaaaatatatatttttaaaatatttctgaaatatttaaaaaaattgttgaaaaattgtctctcactacccaatgttttagtagttacactctgtcacgtaggttgccatttaaaatatttgtttgagccacttgtccttattgccatcgatcagagTTTAAGATCTCCTTTTcccccttggtaagatttccccttagagatccagacaccgcgtatcggccacccgcaaagtgtgacaggaggtgcgtgtgtttattcggcgacagcttcgtcacgtaggtaattgttaaaataaaatatatttaaattattattttgttatttactcattggtaataacgattactttgcaatcaacatgtgaataatacattttatgttactgttttaATACTATTCGACTTTGCAAtacattttacccctctgtcacacgacaaatctgtcacatttttaccaaacactccaacctgaggaTATTCATCAAcgaaaaattgaagagaaactacacgttttggttaaagtacgaagcgaaaggaacttccaatacacttgcgctgcaGTAATAACAAGTTTCGTTAGTGAAAAAGGtgatttcgtgctattgttctcaagaacagacgatgaatgtggtagactgtttaatatggtggacATTGATTTgtcggatgtttgatgattacattaaagtccttccagcttctaaggtaattaaaaaaggaaaaaaaatagtttttcaagttctaagagccactTCTGTAgtttcgaaatatggctgattaaaactttaagaaattacgtaatttttcgttatattacttaaattttagtttgtcgaaaatattatttgtgcagataaacattaatttatgtagttggaacaaatttgtcctttaagttcctgaaatacggatatttcagtctccagaggttctcaagtgtgattttaattagtaatactaattataaagatGTCTCCAGTTAATTCTTTGACTAaattgaaaccataatgatttatatgtaagttactaaattattcttattaaataaaactgttttattccaaaaccctgcctaatatttaatagaataacaactctgtcacatcgtttaccactttgtaacgattggtgtctcctggtagtcaacttatttttggtcgtttatatgttatgttataagtagtacaactttggaaaaatcatattaaatttagtcattgatgttaacgtctatgctgttaattttttactgtaattagcagcgaaaaaatatttataacaaaaacaagcttcattttagctgaaattgtgacagagtggtaataactacttaataaatattttgttattactaaaaatccattccttcatatgttttctaaaatggtattagcGTATGGTTTATTagcgtatcaaaaaagtttcatttcaaaCGACGAAGACTAtctcgttaaaaaaaaataaaagataatgtgacgaaggtgtaattttttgtgccttatccacgtattatgtccttaaaatattgaaaaaattggtaaactacgcggccaaccacctttttcgatagaatagacatgaagctatcataaaaatgataaagttcaccaaaaagctatagtttttttttcgaatttgggataattttttactcattatgtaggttaaaaagaagaactgccctattaacgtagctaattattatcttgtaaactaaatactgCGCTTAGTTAAGGAGAATCAGTTGATCAAAAAGTATTGGGGCTATGGCGCCTACGTAGCTAAATTTCTTGTAGTGGAATTTACCCCATCCAAGATTCCAGGGGtgctcaacattttatttatgaaaactttattggacttaaaaaagtataaatacttgCGTGACATTATATAATACAGTATAAAAGCATACAagggcatattttttataatttgcaatcaaaccacaactttaaattagtaagtataccatttttagagtctgacggaattttaatcattacaaaactatttagagttttaaaaacaagtgggatcattctgttaatatgacaattttttatttattatatgattattttctatataccGTGTTAACAACATTATAATGTCGACAAATTACGCCAAATTacgccaattttttaaaatatttagtttattatatattaaaattattaacgttttagttggattaccaatctaagaatgttaattctgatacgccgttaaatgttcttcaatattgcagaaggcgtcattaacatagtatttttcgtttaggagtaatttggtgctaatgtcactggaactttttcattgctcgtgagtgtattaaatacatttatcataacataaaatgtttagaacctctgaaaatggggctattgcgccgcaatagaggcaataaccccatcagcccagaggcatttaccccaaaataaaagctaaacctacaattttgtaattaaatattgtgtccgaatcttacgttatttcaataaaataatcaaaacagtatgtaaagcaacaaaacaataacagtatttacagttaggaaacatagattcttttaaacaaatacacattTGGAACGATTCAAAAAAACGTGTCAGGAAACCTCAGGTGGCCGAAAgaggtgaaaaaattaaaatggcagATTTGTTAAGAAAATTAACCCGGATACTACATCTATTGGTCAGaggtaaaagtttcagttacaaagatagatagcagatgactccagtagttctaaagtatgtggttcggaagataaatggattcgaggcattagccccgtaggcgacttggccccggttgaccttattaggtattttatttttatttgtaaaatatataaatagtttAGTATAAGCAGATAAGGTATATTTAAACTTCTCATTGCATATAAacctgaataaataaatacagatgtaggtataaaaaagaaaaatggtaaaagtaaaaaaagtaACATAAGTCATGTTATCGAGATacctatataagtacctacatggtaTTTAGCAGCTGTAGGTAATTACCTGTAGAAGTTTCAGGCGATACTCGGGTCGCCTTATCAATAACATTCCTTAAATTAATATCCGTAGCACCATCCTCATTTACTAATTCTCCTATTTGTGCGTAAAAATCAAACCCTGCTCCTGGCTGGACGGCCTCAAGAGCTTCCTCAAGCCATATTGGAAAGAAATCGGTGAATGTAAAGCCATGGTTTATGTATGCTAGCTGTTTTAAATAGAAACTCATTTTAGTCAGCGTCAGACGAGGGTCGATGACAGGGTTACCCAGGCCGATGCCTTTTAGATTTTTCGCTATATGTGCCGTGTCGTCCTGAAAACAAAGactgtacttattacttcAAAATAGGTTAAAAGTATCCACACCAAACTACGCAAATGCGGTCAGATACATCTACCTGTATATCTGGCCCTGTGGCGCGGGGCGCTAATaagatgtgacaaaagttctccgttgCACTCGCTCTTGACGCTGCGTAAGCGCGATGCAAAAGTTTTGTCACGTTTTAAATGCGGCCCGTACTAGTCCTTCTGCTGTAGGTATACTATGAGTACTTAATTACTTGTTGCAGTCTGACAGCGAGCGCGGCGGCGAGCTGGCCGCCGTGCCCCTGCCCGATGACGTAGACCGGCACCTCCGACAACTCCTCGTGATCCTCGAAGAAAGCCTTCAGTGTCAGCGCCAGGTGTTCCGCTGTAATCAGATTTTATAGATTTACAGGCTGTTCCGGCGAGTTTCGCTTGGTctataaaagttttcccgtggaataccgggataaaaagtacagctaactccataccaaatttcgaTAAAATTGGCTCAGCCGTTTCGACGTGAAGAGGTAACAAAAAttcacacatactcacaaactttcgtcattataatattagtaggatctTATGCTACTCACCATTAGACTGACTGCTGGTGGGCCGGTGGGGGCCGCGGTTCACGAGCCTGCTGAAGCCGGTGCCGAGCGGGGCGTCGATGAACAGCAGATTGTAGTCTTCCACCTGGATTGAAGATGAAAAGTATGAAGGAAAGTATGGAAAGAAGAAAAGTCATaagctttaaaaaatatttacaaaattttagaagcggtcatcatcatctaaattattttttaaataaagatcCGCTTTGCTTAAGCTTTCATCTGGGAAATCCATGCTAGCCAGATTATAAAATAGCGagaatgtatatgtatatttgtagTTAACGGGCAGCCTTCAAGATAACTGCCATCTGATTCCCCGAAaaatagtacttacttaagcaCAATAAGAGGCTTTAAAGGAGAAATATTTTACCCTCCAGTCTTGaagaaaaatatgtacttaactaTAGTTTACAGgctttatgtttatttttttaatttgatgtAGTCTCGTCTAAAAAGTTCAGCTAAAGTAAAACTCAAATTTTCGGAAGGTAGTTCAAACCTTGAcgatgcacaaaggttccttTCGAGTGAGCCCGGCGCTTCACCTCCACATaaatctgggggcacggcagtgcccccaccaagtcgagcaaaaaagcggctCGGCCGTActatccttttctcgaagcaattcaggccattttcgactccctgtaacttcgttgtggatatAATAGACATAATCAAACGCACCCAAGAGTCATTCCGCCTGTTCAGGTGTCGGTCATAAGGCCCAAAGGCGCCGATGTTTGCGGCCAGGCTGGGTGGCACGTCGGTGACTCCGTGCAGCCAGACGATGAGGGGTCTCGGGTAGCTGGTCTCCGTGGTGGGGTAGTACCAGTAGAACATTTCCCCCACGTCCCGGATTGGCACGAAGGCTGCATGCTGTTTGATGTCCCCGTAGCCTTTAGATGCTGAAGAGAGTCATTACATTGTCATGGCATTACAGTTCATTAAGGCAAGGCATACACAGTCAATACACCTGCAAACCTACGAGATAATTATATGGAGATGTAGAGATAGACCAACACTAAAGATTCATGAAATTTTTGGATAGGATTTCAGTGAGGATAAGACAACCAGATTAGACCCTCAAGCAAGACTTAGTGAATCGAAACAGTGTCGGTTATGCTGAGTAGTTAAGAACATACAGTCTAGCAAGCAGGAGTATCAGTACTAtccgtattttttatttaggtaagctatgaaaaaaaaaggCATTTAAGACGAAAATACTGTTATTTAAGAAGTTCCATCCAAACTTACTTTCTGGCGATCGCGCTAGCCACCATATCAGTACCCCCCCACCGGTCAATACTACTATCGCTATCACTGCCCACAACGCAATCCATTCCttcttcattattttaattaaaatatttataacaactACTCTCTGTGGTATGTCAGGAACAGACTCCTAAGTTTAAACATTAtctagcagcaaaattacattaataaagAATTAAGTAGTAACGTTATCAATAAATTTGGTATCGTTTCAGATTGTAAGTGATATGATAGCTGGGGATTTTAATGACTTTGATATTTTAGCCTTGGGTTCTAAGAAATGGGTTAATCAATACATTACAGGTTAAAAAGTGCGATACTAATCGTTAATTCGTGAAAATTTACGAATGGAAAAAAAACTGGTTCCTACTTATAcaacttatacagggtgttgttaAAGTGGTATAATACATACTAAGCAAGGCAAAGTACGAGTATAATACCCCGGCTTCTCTATAGAGACTTTgatggtcacgtgactttgtACTACTGTTGACCTCATGAGCACCCCCTTTCAGTTTAATCTAACACTTATGCAACAAACCAACTTGTATTGATACTGCTTTAGTAAAATAGGATGCCGGTTTTTAGAAGTGGCTGTAACTGTAGTGGCTTCCACCACTGAACGCGTACATTTTGATATGCTTTGCTATGATTGGCCGAAATGTCATTAGGCAGCACTTAATCATCACCAGCAAACATTCGTTCAATTGGACGATTGGACACGTAAATCTTATAGCAACCCTTTTTTCAATCGAAGGTAAAAATTGATTAagatgtttataaatattttattaattgccGTGTAATCATAGCTATCATTACATGGAACACACTTTTAGTTAACAGATAACCTGAACAATTCAGGGAAATATATCGACACTGCCGATATCATTGAACTCGATTAATTGTGTCTATtaatgtgtgttgtgtactcAGTGTACTCAGTGTATTGTAGTGAACGCATGCAGAGAGCTGGACCACCATGCTACTGCGAGTT
This window of the Plutella xylostella chromosome 12, ilPluXylo3.1, whole genome shotgun sequence genome carries:
- the LOC105395103 gene encoding DNA methyltransferase 1-associated protein 1; protein product: MADIRDILDIEQPTQEITRDSIIHGDKVKKKYATAKAVKRPEGMHREVFALLYNDNKELPPLLPTDTGKAYKEKKAKLGMRKVRKWVWAPFTNPARKDHAVFYHWKRAADEAKEYPFAQFNKQVSIPTYSESEYNQYLKCEDWSQAETDHLMDLCQRFDLRFIVIHDRWDRAAFRDRSVEDLKERYYNISAILSKLKTNPWSNTITTPGGEKRIYQYDAEHERKRKEQLQRLFERTQEQIEEEQMLLTELKKIEARKRERERKTQDLQKLISRADSAPTSQLNNGEGAPSTPTAAANLARRHDKKFHKKKLPTQQRPARVVENVTVEWSGIRFPESRGAGVWLRSQRMKLPPGVGQRKTKAIEQELRQLNIELAPTPTEDICKHFNELRSDLALSIDLKNALASYEFELQALRHQYEAVNPGKTLVIPASLCSTVAEADTKPVGEIIDVVGSPSMPNN
- the LOC105395104 gene encoding retinoid-inducible serine carboxypeptidase-like gives rise to the protein MKKEWIALWAVIAIVVLTGGGVLIWWLARSPETSKGYGDIKQHAAFVPIRDVGEMFYWYYPTTETSYPRPLIVWLHGVTDVPPSLAANIGAFGPYDRHLNRRNDSWVEDYNLLFIDAPLGTGFSRLVNRGPHRPTSSQSNAEHLALTLKAFFEDHEELSEVPVYVIGQGHGGQLAAALAVRLQQDDTAHIAKNLKGIGLGNPVIDPRLTLTKMSFYLKQLAYINHGFTFTDFFPIWLEEALEAVQPGAGFDFYAQIGELVNEDGATDINLRNVIDKATRVSPETSTGLSGNQKQLRVLAQPDEELVAFMNEEVAAALGVSGNYDEGRQEVVDNFKNSYLNSAVPLVEEILQNTKLTVTIYNGNLDAISSTPGQLEWVNSLKWDGQEEFLNSRRNQVYVNDILEGSVRETDRLKFYWVNAAGQSVPVDSPVAMRRILQSIAGY